A window from Physeter macrocephalus isolate SW-GA chromosome 11, ASM283717v5, whole genome shotgun sequence encodes these proteins:
- the PACS2 gene encoding phosphofurin acidic cluster sorting protein 2 isoform X4, which translates to MAERGRLGLAGAPAALNTPVPMNLFATWEVDGSSPSCVPRLCSLTLKKLVVFKELEKELISVVIAVKMQGSKRILRSHEIVLPPSGQVETDLALTFSLQYPHFLKREGNKLQIMLQRRKRYKNRTILGYKTLAAGSINMAEVMQHPSEGGQVLSLCSNIKEAAVKVAEIWIFSLSSQPIDHEDSTMQAGPKAKSTDNYSEEEYESFSSEQEASDDAAQGQDLDEDDFDVGKPKKQRRSIQQNFKQKVVALLRRFKVSDEVLDSEQDPAERVPEVEEDLDLLYDTLDMENPSDSGPDMEDDDSVLSTPKPKLRPYFEGLSHSSSQTEIGSIHSARSQKEPPSPADVPEKTRALGGKQPSDSISDSVAHSAPASGEQPAQPEDSPEVETSALDMFTEKLPPSGRITKTESLVIPSTRSEGKQAGRRGRSTSLKERQPARPQNERANSLDNERCPDTRSQLQIPRKTVYDQLNHILISDDQLPENIILVNTSDWQGQFLSDVLQRHTLPVVCTCSAADVQAAFSTIVSRIQRYCNCNSQPPTPVKIAVAGAQHYLSAILRLFVEQLSHKTPDWLGYMRFLVIPLGSHPVARYLGSVDYRYNNFFQDLTWRDLFNKLEAQSAVQDTPDIVSRITQYISGANCAHQLPIAEAMLTYKQKSPDEESSQKFIPFVGVVKVGIVEPSSAASGDSDDAAPSGSSALSSTPPSTSPAAKEASPTPPSSPSVSGGLSSPSQGVGAELMGLQVDYWTAAQPADRKRDAERKDPPTAKNTLKCTFRSLQVSRLPSSGEAAATPTMSMTVVTKEKNKKVMFLPKKTKDKDVESKSQCIEGISRLICTAKHQQNMLRVLIDGVEWNDVKFFQLAAQWSSHVKHFPICIFGHSKSTF; encoded by the exons GGCTCCAAGCGGATCCTGCGGTCCCACGAGATCGTGCTGCCCCCCAGTGGACAAGTGGAAACTGACCTGGCGCTGACGTTCTCCCTGCAG TACCCCCACTTCTTGAAAAGAGAAGGCAACAAGCTTCAGATCATGTTGCAGCGAAGAAAGCGGTACAAGAACCGGACGATCCTGGGCTACAAAACGCTGGCGGCCGGCTCCATCAACATGGCCGAG GTGATGCAGCACCCCTCCGAGGGCGGCCAGGTGCTGAGCCTTTGCAGCAACATCAAGGAGGCCGCGGTCAAGGTGGCTGAGATCTGGATCTTCTCCCTGTCCAGCCAGCCTATCGACCACGAGGACAGCACCATGCAGGCCGGCCCCAAGGCCAAGTCCACCG ATAACTACTCTGAGGAGGAGTACGAGAGCTTCTCCTCCGAGCAGGAGGCCAGCGACGACGCCGCGCAGGGCCAG GATTTGGACGAGGACGACTTCGACGTGGGGAAGCCCAAGAAGCAACGGCGATCGATA CAACAAAACTTCAAGCAGAAAGTCGTGGCCCTGCTGCGGAGATTTAAAGTGTCCGACGAG GTCCTGGACTCGGAGCAGGACCCTGCAGAGCGTGTCCCCGAGGTGGAGGAGGACCTGGACCTTCTGTACGACACGCTGGACATGGAGAACCCCAGTGACAGCGGCCCCGACATGGAGGACGACGACAGCGTCCTCAGCACCCCCAAGCCAAAGCTCAG GCCGTACTTCGAAGGCCTGTCCCACTCCAGCTCGCAGACAGAGATCGGGAGCATCCACAGTGCCCGGAGCCAGAAGGAGCCTCCGAGTCCG GCCGACGTGCCCGAGAAGACGCGGGCCCTCGGAGGGAAGCAGCCAAGTGACAGCATCTCCGATTCCGTGGCCCAT AGCGCACCCGCCTCGGGGGAGCAGCCAGCCCAGCCCGAGGACAGCCCGGAGGTGGAGACCTCTGCTCTGGACATGTTCACCGAGAAGCTGCCACCCAGCGGGCGGATCACCAAGACAGAGTCTCTGGTCATTCCCTCCACCAG GTCCGAGGGGAAGCAGGCGGGCCGCCGGGGCCGGAGCACGTCGCTGAAGGAGCGACAGCCGGCGCGCCCGCAGAACGAGCGGGCCAACAGCCTGGACAACGAGCGCTGCCCGGACACTCGGAGCCAGCTGCAG ATCCCCAGGAAGACTGTGTATGACCAGTTAAACCACATCCTCATCTCCGATGACCAGCTCCCCGAAAACATCATTCTTGTCAACACCTCGGACtggcaggggcag TTCCTCTCAGACGTCCTGCAGCGGCACACGCTCCCCGTCGTGTGCACGTGCTCTGCTGCCGACGTCCAGGCGGCCTTCAGCACCATCGTCTCTCGGATACAGAGATA CTGCAACTGCAATTCCCAGCCGCCGACCCCCGTGAAGATCGCCGTGGCGGGCGCGCAGCATTACCTCAGCGCCATTCTGCGGCTCTTCGTGGAGCAGCTGTCCCACAAGACCCCCGACTGGCTGGGCTACATGCGCTTCCTCGTCATCCCGCTGG GCTCCCACCCGGTGGCCAGATACCTGGGCTCCGTGGACTACAGGTACAACAACTTCTTCCAGGATCTGACCTGGAGAGACCTGTTCAacaagctggaggcccagagcGCCG TGCAGGACACGCCGGACATTGTGTCGAGGATCACGCAGTACATCTCGGGGGCCAACTGCGCCCACCAGCTGCCCATAGCGGAGGCCATGCTGACCTACAAGCAGAAGAG CCCCGACGAAGAGTCCTCTCAGAAGTTCATTCCCTTCGTCGGG GTGGTGAAGGTTGGGATAGTGGAGCCGTCCTCGGCCGCGTCAG GTGACTCAGATGACGCGGCCCCCTCGGGCTCCAGCGCGCTCTCGTCCACCCCGCCGTCCACATCTCCCGCGGCCAAGGAGGCCTCACCCACGCCGCCCTCCTCCCCGTCGGTGAGCGGGGGCCTGTCTTCCCCCAG CCAGGGCGTCGGCGCTGAGCTGATGGGGCTGCAGGTGGATTACTGGACGGCAGCCCAGCCCGCAGACAGGAAGAGAGATGCGGAGAGGAAGGACCCGCCCACCGCCAAAAACACACTCAAGTGCACCTTCCGGTCTCTCCAGGTCAGCAGGCTGCCCAGCAGCGGCGAGGCTGCGGCCACGCCCACCATGTCCATGACCGTGGTCACCAAGGAGAAGAACAAgaagg TGATGTTTCTGCCCAAGAAAACCAAGGACAAGGATGTAGAGTCCAAAAGCCAGTGCATTGAGGGTATCAGCCGTCTGATCTGCACCGCCAAGCACCAGCAGAACATGCTGCGGG TCCTCATCGACGGTGTGGAGTGGAACGACGTCAAGTTCTTCCAGCTGGCGGCCCAGTGGTCCTCCCACGTCAAGCACTTCCCCATCTGCATCTTCGGACACTCCAAGTCCACCTTTTAG
- the PACS2 gene encoding phosphofurin acidic cluster sorting protein 2 isoform X1 yields the protein MAERGRLGLAGAPAALNTPVPMNLFATWEVDGSSPSCVPRLCSLTLKKLVVFKELEKELISVVIAVKMQGSKRILRSHEIVLPPSGQVETDLALTFSLQYPHFLKREGNKLQIMLQRRKRYKNRTILGYKTLAAGSINMAEVMQHPSEGGQVLSLCSNIKEAAVKVAEIWIFSLSSQPIDHEDSTMQAGPKAKSTDNYSEEEYESFSSEQEASDDAAQGQDLDEDDFDVGKPKKQRRSIVRTTSMTRQQNFKQKVVALLRRFKVSDEVLDSEQDPAERVPEVEEDLDLLYDTLDMENPSDSGPDMEDDDSVLSTPKPKLRPYFEGLSHSSSQTEIGSIHSARSQKEPPSPADVPEKTRALGGKQPSDSISDSVAHSAPASGEQPAQPEDSPEVETSALDMFTEKLPPSGRITKTESLVIPSTRSEGKQAGRRGRSTSLKERQPARPQNERANSLDNERCPDTRSQLQIPRKTVYDQLNHILISDDQLPENIILVNTSDWQGQFLSDVLQRHTLPVVCTCSAADVQAAFSTIVSRIQRYCNCNSQPPTPVKIAVAGAQHYLSAILRLFVEQLSHKTPDWLGYMRFLVIPLGSHPVARYLGSVDYRYNNFFQDLTWRDLFNKLEAQSAVQDTPDIVSRITQYISGANCAHQLPIAEAMLTYKQKRRKNFHFDFTLSPDEESSQKFIPFVGVVKVGIVEPSSAASGDSDDAAPSGSSALSSTPPSTSPAAKEASPTPPSSPSVSGGLSSPSQGVGAELMGLQVDYWTAAQPADRKRDAERKDPPTAKNTLKCTFRSLQVSRLPSSGEAAATPTMSMTVVTKEKNKKVMFLPKKTKDKDVESKSQCIEGISRLICTAKHQQNMLRVLIDGVEWNDVKFFQLAAQWSSHVKHFPICIFGHSKSTF from the exons GGCTCCAAGCGGATCCTGCGGTCCCACGAGATCGTGCTGCCCCCCAGTGGACAAGTGGAAACTGACCTGGCGCTGACGTTCTCCCTGCAG TACCCCCACTTCTTGAAAAGAGAAGGCAACAAGCTTCAGATCATGTTGCAGCGAAGAAAGCGGTACAAGAACCGGACGATCCTGGGCTACAAAACGCTGGCGGCCGGCTCCATCAACATGGCCGAG GTGATGCAGCACCCCTCCGAGGGCGGCCAGGTGCTGAGCCTTTGCAGCAACATCAAGGAGGCCGCGGTCAAGGTGGCTGAGATCTGGATCTTCTCCCTGTCCAGCCAGCCTATCGACCACGAGGACAGCACCATGCAGGCCGGCCCCAAGGCCAAGTCCACCG ATAACTACTCTGAGGAGGAGTACGAGAGCTTCTCCTCCGAGCAGGAGGCCAGCGACGACGCCGCGCAGGGCCAG GATTTGGACGAGGACGACTTCGACGTGGGGAAGCCCAAGAAGCAACGGCGATCGATAGTAAGAACGACGTCCATGACCAGG CAACAAAACTTCAAGCAGAAAGTCGTGGCCCTGCTGCGGAGATTTAAAGTGTCCGACGAG GTCCTGGACTCGGAGCAGGACCCTGCAGAGCGTGTCCCCGAGGTGGAGGAGGACCTGGACCTTCTGTACGACACGCTGGACATGGAGAACCCCAGTGACAGCGGCCCCGACATGGAGGACGACGACAGCGTCCTCAGCACCCCCAAGCCAAAGCTCAG GCCGTACTTCGAAGGCCTGTCCCACTCCAGCTCGCAGACAGAGATCGGGAGCATCCACAGTGCCCGGAGCCAGAAGGAGCCTCCGAGTCCG GCCGACGTGCCCGAGAAGACGCGGGCCCTCGGAGGGAAGCAGCCAAGTGACAGCATCTCCGATTCCGTGGCCCAT AGCGCACCCGCCTCGGGGGAGCAGCCAGCCCAGCCCGAGGACAGCCCGGAGGTGGAGACCTCTGCTCTGGACATGTTCACCGAGAAGCTGCCACCCAGCGGGCGGATCACCAAGACAGAGTCTCTGGTCATTCCCTCCACCAG GTCCGAGGGGAAGCAGGCGGGCCGCCGGGGCCGGAGCACGTCGCTGAAGGAGCGACAGCCGGCGCGCCCGCAGAACGAGCGGGCCAACAGCCTGGACAACGAGCGCTGCCCGGACACTCGGAGCCAGCTGCAG ATCCCCAGGAAGACTGTGTATGACCAGTTAAACCACATCCTCATCTCCGATGACCAGCTCCCCGAAAACATCATTCTTGTCAACACCTCGGACtggcaggggcag TTCCTCTCAGACGTCCTGCAGCGGCACACGCTCCCCGTCGTGTGCACGTGCTCTGCTGCCGACGTCCAGGCGGCCTTCAGCACCATCGTCTCTCGGATACAGAGATA CTGCAACTGCAATTCCCAGCCGCCGACCCCCGTGAAGATCGCCGTGGCGGGCGCGCAGCATTACCTCAGCGCCATTCTGCGGCTCTTCGTGGAGCAGCTGTCCCACAAGACCCCCGACTGGCTGGGCTACATGCGCTTCCTCGTCATCCCGCTGG GCTCCCACCCGGTGGCCAGATACCTGGGCTCCGTGGACTACAGGTACAACAACTTCTTCCAGGATCTGACCTGGAGAGACCTGTTCAacaagctggaggcccagagcGCCG TGCAGGACACGCCGGACATTGTGTCGAGGATCACGCAGTACATCTCGGGGGCCAACTGCGCCCACCAGCTGCCCATAGCGGAGGCCATGCTGACCTACAAGCAGAAGAG gagaaagaacttTCATTTTGACTTTACCCTCAG CCCCGACGAAGAGTCCTCTCAGAAGTTCATTCCCTTCGTCGGG GTGGTGAAGGTTGGGATAGTGGAGCCGTCCTCGGCCGCGTCAG GTGACTCAGATGACGCGGCCCCCTCGGGCTCCAGCGCGCTCTCGTCCACCCCGCCGTCCACATCTCCCGCGGCCAAGGAGGCCTCACCCACGCCGCCCTCCTCCCCGTCGGTGAGCGGGGGCCTGTCTTCCCCCAG CCAGGGCGTCGGCGCTGAGCTGATGGGGCTGCAGGTGGATTACTGGACGGCAGCCCAGCCCGCAGACAGGAAGAGAGATGCGGAGAGGAAGGACCCGCCCACCGCCAAAAACACACTCAAGTGCACCTTCCGGTCTCTCCAGGTCAGCAGGCTGCCCAGCAGCGGCGAGGCTGCGGCCACGCCCACCATGTCCATGACCGTGGTCACCAAGGAGAAGAACAAgaagg TGATGTTTCTGCCCAAGAAAACCAAGGACAAGGATGTAGAGTCCAAAAGCCAGTGCATTGAGGGTATCAGCCGTCTGATCTGCACCGCCAAGCACCAGCAGAACATGCTGCGGG TCCTCATCGACGGTGTGGAGTGGAACGACGTCAAGTTCTTCCAGCTGGCGGCCCAGTGGTCCTCCCACGTCAAGCACTTCCCCATCTGCATCTTCGGACACTCCAAGTCCACCTTTTAG
- the PACS2 gene encoding phosphofurin acidic cluster sorting protein 2 isoform X3, whose amino-acid sequence MAERGRLGLAGAPAALNTPVPMNLFATWEVDGSSPSCVPRLCSLTLKKLVVFKELEKELISVVIAVKMQGSKRILRSHEIVLPPSGQVETDLALTFSLQYPHFLKREGNKLQIMLQRRKRYKNRTILGYKTLAAGSINMAEVMQHPSEGGQVLSLCSNIKEAAVKVAEIWIFSLSSQPIDHEDSTMQAGPKAKSTDNYSEEEYESFSSEQEASDDAAQGQDLDEDDFDVGKPKKQRRSIVRTTSMTRQQNFKQKVVALLRRFKVSDEVLDSEQDPAERVPEVEEDLDLLYDTLDMENPSDSGPDMEDDDSVLSTPKPKLRPYFEGLSHSSSQTEIGSIHSARSQKEPPSPADVPEKTRALGGKQPSDSISDSVAHSAPASGEQPAQPEDSPEVETSALDMFTEKLPPSGRITKTESLVIPSTRSEGKQAGRRGRSTSLKERQPARPQNERANSLDNERCPDTRSQLQIPRKTVYDQLNHILISDDQLPENIILVNTSDWQGQFLSDVLQRHTLPVVCTCSAADVQAAFSTIVSRIQRYCNCNSQPPTPVKIAVAGAQHYLSAILRLFVEQLSHKTPDWLGYMRFLVIPLGSHPVARYLGSVDYRYNNFFQDLTWRDLFNKLEAQSAVQDTPDIVSRITQYISGANCAHQLPIAEAMLTYKQKSPDEESSQKFIPFVGVVKVGIVEPSSAASGDSDDAAPSGSSALSSTPPSTSPAAKEASPTPPSSPSVSGGLSSPSQGVGAELMGLQVDYWTAAQPADRKRDAERKDPPTAKNTLKCTFRSLQVSRLPSSGEAAATPTMSMTVVTKEKNKKVMFLPKKTKDKDVESKSQCIEGISRLICTAKHQQNMLRVLIDGVEWNDVKFFQLAAQWSSHVKHFPICIFGHSKSTF is encoded by the exons GGCTCCAAGCGGATCCTGCGGTCCCACGAGATCGTGCTGCCCCCCAGTGGACAAGTGGAAACTGACCTGGCGCTGACGTTCTCCCTGCAG TACCCCCACTTCTTGAAAAGAGAAGGCAACAAGCTTCAGATCATGTTGCAGCGAAGAAAGCGGTACAAGAACCGGACGATCCTGGGCTACAAAACGCTGGCGGCCGGCTCCATCAACATGGCCGAG GTGATGCAGCACCCCTCCGAGGGCGGCCAGGTGCTGAGCCTTTGCAGCAACATCAAGGAGGCCGCGGTCAAGGTGGCTGAGATCTGGATCTTCTCCCTGTCCAGCCAGCCTATCGACCACGAGGACAGCACCATGCAGGCCGGCCCCAAGGCCAAGTCCACCG ATAACTACTCTGAGGAGGAGTACGAGAGCTTCTCCTCCGAGCAGGAGGCCAGCGACGACGCCGCGCAGGGCCAG GATTTGGACGAGGACGACTTCGACGTGGGGAAGCCCAAGAAGCAACGGCGATCGATAGTAAGAACGACGTCCATGACCAGG CAACAAAACTTCAAGCAGAAAGTCGTGGCCCTGCTGCGGAGATTTAAAGTGTCCGACGAG GTCCTGGACTCGGAGCAGGACCCTGCAGAGCGTGTCCCCGAGGTGGAGGAGGACCTGGACCTTCTGTACGACACGCTGGACATGGAGAACCCCAGTGACAGCGGCCCCGACATGGAGGACGACGACAGCGTCCTCAGCACCCCCAAGCCAAAGCTCAG GCCGTACTTCGAAGGCCTGTCCCACTCCAGCTCGCAGACAGAGATCGGGAGCATCCACAGTGCCCGGAGCCAGAAGGAGCCTCCGAGTCCG GCCGACGTGCCCGAGAAGACGCGGGCCCTCGGAGGGAAGCAGCCAAGTGACAGCATCTCCGATTCCGTGGCCCAT AGCGCACCCGCCTCGGGGGAGCAGCCAGCCCAGCCCGAGGACAGCCCGGAGGTGGAGACCTCTGCTCTGGACATGTTCACCGAGAAGCTGCCACCCAGCGGGCGGATCACCAAGACAGAGTCTCTGGTCATTCCCTCCACCAG GTCCGAGGGGAAGCAGGCGGGCCGCCGGGGCCGGAGCACGTCGCTGAAGGAGCGACAGCCGGCGCGCCCGCAGAACGAGCGGGCCAACAGCCTGGACAACGAGCGCTGCCCGGACACTCGGAGCCAGCTGCAG ATCCCCAGGAAGACTGTGTATGACCAGTTAAACCACATCCTCATCTCCGATGACCAGCTCCCCGAAAACATCATTCTTGTCAACACCTCGGACtggcaggggcag TTCCTCTCAGACGTCCTGCAGCGGCACACGCTCCCCGTCGTGTGCACGTGCTCTGCTGCCGACGTCCAGGCGGCCTTCAGCACCATCGTCTCTCGGATACAGAGATA CTGCAACTGCAATTCCCAGCCGCCGACCCCCGTGAAGATCGCCGTGGCGGGCGCGCAGCATTACCTCAGCGCCATTCTGCGGCTCTTCGTGGAGCAGCTGTCCCACAAGACCCCCGACTGGCTGGGCTACATGCGCTTCCTCGTCATCCCGCTGG GCTCCCACCCGGTGGCCAGATACCTGGGCTCCGTGGACTACAGGTACAACAACTTCTTCCAGGATCTGACCTGGAGAGACCTGTTCAacaagctggaggcccagagcGCCG TGCAGGACACGCCGGACATTGTGTCGAGGATCACGCAGTACATCTCGGGGGCCAACTGCGCCCACCAGCTGCCCATAGCGGAGGCCATGCTGACCTACAAGCAGAAGAG CCCCGACGAAGAGTCCTCTCAGAAGTTCATTCCCTTCGTCGGG GTGGTGAAGGTTGGGATAGTGGAGCCGTCCTCGGCCGCGTCAG GTGACTCAGATGACGCGGCCCCCTCGGGCTCCAGCGCGCTCTCGTCCACCCCGCCGTCCACATCTCCCGCGGCCAAGGAGGCCTCACCCACGCCGCCCTCCTCCCCGTCGGTGAGCGGGGGCCTGTCTTCCCCCAG CCAGGGCGTCGGCGCTGAGCTGATGGGGCTGCAGGTGGATTACTGGACGGCAGCCCAGCCCGCAGACAGGAAGAGAGATGCGGAGAGGAAGGACCCGCCCACCGCCAAAAACACACTCAAGTGCACCTTCCGGTCTCTCCAGGTCAGCAGGCTGCCCAGCAGCGGCGAGGCTGCGGCCACGCCCACCATGTCCATGACCGTGGTCACCAAGGAGAAGAACAAgaagg TGATGTTTCTGCCCAAGAAAACCAAGGACAAGGATGTAGAGTCCAAAAGCCAGTGCATTGAGGGTATCAGCCGTCTGATCTGCACCGCCAAGCACCAGCAGAACATGCTGCGGG TCCTCATCGACGGTGTGGAGTGGAACGACGTCAAGTTCTTCCAGCTGGCGGCCCAGTGGTCCTCCCACGTCAAGCACTTCCCCATCTGCATCTTCGGACACTCCAAGTCCACCTTTTAG
- the PACS2 gene encoding phosphofurin acidic cluster sorting protein 2 isoform X2 translates to MAERGRLGLAGAPAALNTPVPMNLFATWEVDGSSPSCVPRLCSLTLKKLVVFKELEKELISVVIAVKMQGSKRILRSHEIVLPPSGQVETDLALTFSLQYPHFLKREGNKLQIMLQRRKRYKNRTILGYKTLAAGSINMAEVMQHPSEGGQVLSLCSNIKEAAVKVAEIWIFSLSSQPIDHEDSTMQAGPKAKSTDNYSEEEYESFSSEQEASDDAAQGQDLDEDDFDVGKPKKQRRSIQQNFKQKVVALLRRFKVSDEVLDSEQDPAERVPEVEEDLDLLYDTLDMENPSDSGPDMEDDDSVLSTPKPKLRPYFEGLSHSSSQTEIGSIHSARSQKEPPSPADVPEKTRALGGKQPSDSISDSVAHSAPASGEQPAQPEDSPEVETSALDMFTEKLPPSGRITKTESLVIPSTRSEGKQAGRRGRSTSLKERQPARPQNERANSLDNERCPDTRSQLQIPRKTVYDQLNHILISDDQLPENIILVNTSDWQGQFLSDVLQRHTLPVVCTCSAADVQAAFSTIVSRIQRYCNCNSQPPTPVKIAVAGAQHYLSAILRLFVEQLSHKTPDWLGYMRFLVIPLGSHPVARYLGSVDYRYNNFFQDLTWRDLFNKLEAQSAVQDTPDIVSRITQYISGANCAHQLPIAEAMLTYKQKRRKNFHFDFTLSPDEESSQKFIPFVGVVKVGIVEPSSAASGDSDDAAPSGSSALSSTPPSTSPAAKEASPTPPSSPSVSGGLSSPSQGVGAELMGLQVDYWTAAQPADRKRDAERKDPPTAKNTLKCTFRSLQVSRLPSSGEAAATPTMSMTVVTKEKNKKVMFLPKKTKDKDVESKSQCIEGISRLICTAKHQQNMLRVLIDGVEWNDVKFFQLAAQWSSHVKHFPICIFGHSKSTF, encoded by the exons GGCTCCAAGCGGATCCTGCGGTCCCACGAGATCGTGCTGCCCCCCAGTGGACAAGTGGAAACTGACCTGGCGCTGACGTTCTCCCTGCAG TACCCCCACTTCTTGAAAAGAGAAGGCAACAAGCTTCAGATCATGTTGCAGCGAAGAAAGCGGTACAAGAACCGGACGATCCTGGGCTACAAAACGCTGGCGGCCGGCTCCATCAACATGGCCGAG GTGATGCAGCACCCCTCCGAGGGCGGCCAGGTGCTGAGCCTTTGCAGCAACATCAAGGAGGCCGCGGTCAAGGTGGCTGAGATCTGGATCTTCTCCCTGTCCAGCCAGCCTATCGACCACGAGGACAGCACCATGCAGGCCGGCCCCAAGGCCAAGTCCACCG ATAACTACTCTGAGGAGGAGTACGAGAGCTTCTCCTCCGAGCAGGAGGCCAGCGACGACGCCGCGCAGGGCCAG GATTTGGACGAGGACGACTTCGACGTGGGGAAGCCCAAGAAGCAACGGCGATCGATA CAACAAAACTTCAAGCAGAAAGTCGTGGCCCTGCTGCGGAGATTTAAAGTGTCCGACGAG GTCCTGGACTCGGAGCAGGACCCTGCAGAGCGTGTCCCCGAGGTGGAGGAGGACCTGGACCTTCTGTACGACACGCTGGACATGGAGAACCCCAGTGACAGCGGCCCCGACATGGAGGACGACGACAGCGTCCTCAGCACCCCCAAGCCAAAGCTCAG GCCGTACTTCGAAGGCCTGTCCCACTCCAGCTCGCAGACAGAGATCGGGAGCATCCACAGTGCCCGGAGCCAGAAGGAGCCTCCGAGTCCG GCCGACGTGCCCGAGAAGACGCGGGCCCTCGGAGGGAAGCAGCCAAGTGACAGCATCTCCGATTCCGTGGCCCAT AGCGCACCCGCCTCGGGGGAGCAGCCAGCCCAGCCCGAGGACAGCCCGGAGGTGGAGACCTCTGCTCTGGACATGTTCACCGAGAAGCTGCCACCCAGCGGGCGGATCACCAAGACAGAGTCTCTGGTCATTCCCTCCACCAG GTCCGAGGGGAAGCAGGCGGGCCGCCGGGGCCGGAGCACGTCGCTGAAGGAGCGACAGCCGGCGCGCCCGCAGAACGAGCGGGCCAACAGCCTGGACAACGAGCGCTGCCCGGACACTCGGAGCCAGCTGCAG ATCCCCAGGAAGACTGTGTATGACCAGTTAAACCACATCCTCATCTCCGATGACCAGCTCCCCGAAAACATCATTCTTGTCAACACCTCGGACtggcaggggcag TTCCTCTCAGACGTCCTGCAGCGGCACACGCTCCCCGTCGTGTGCACGTGCTCTGCTGCCGACGTCCAGGCGGCCTTCAGCACCATCGTCTCTCGGATACAGAGATA CTGCAACTGCAATTCCCAGCCGCCGACCCCCGTGAAGATCGCCGTGGCGGGCGCGCAGCATTACCTCAGCGCCATTCTGCGGCTCTTCGTGGAGCAGCTGTCCCACAAGACCCCCGACTGGCTGGGCTACATGCGCTTCCTCGTCATCCCGCTGG GCTCCCACCCGGTGGCCAGATACCTGGGCTCCGTGGACTACAGGTACAACAACTTCTTCCAGGATCTGACCTGGAGAGACCTGTTCAacaagctggaggcccagagcGCCG TGCAGGACACGCCGGACATTGTGTCGAGGATCACGCAGTACATCTCGGGGGCCAACTGCGCCCACCAGCTGCCCATAGCGGAGGCCATGCTGACCTACAAGCAGAAGAG gagaaagaacttTCATTTTGACTTTACCCTCAG CCCCGACGAAGAGTCCTCTCAGAAGTTCATTCCCTTCGTCGGG GTGGTGAAGGTTGGGATAGTGGAGCCGTCCTCGGCCGCGTCAG GTGACTCAGATGACGCGGCCCCCTCGGGCTCCAGCGCGCTCTCGTCCACCCCGCCGTCCACATCTCCCGCGGCCAAGGAGGCCTCACCCACGCCGCCCTCCTCCCCGTCGGTGAGCGGGGGCCTGTCTTCCCCCAG CCAGGGCGTCGGCGCTGAGCTGATGGGGCTGCAGGTGGATTACTGGACGGCAGCCCAGCCCGCAGACAGGAAGAGAGATGCGGAGAGGAAGGACCCGCCCACCGCCAAAAACACACTCAAGTGCACCTTCCGGTCTCTCCAGGTCAGCAGGCTGCCCAGCAGCGGCGAGGCTGCGGCCACGCCCACCATGTCCATGACCGTGGTCACCAAGGAGAAGAACAAgaagg TGATGTTTCTGCCCAAGAAAACCAAGGACAAGGATGTAGAGTCCAAAAGCCAGTGCATTGAGGGTATCAGCCGTCTGATCTGCACCGCCAAGCACCAGCAGAACATGCTGCGGG TCCTCATCGACGGTGTGGAGTGGAACGACGTCAAGTTCTTCCAGCTGGCGGCCCAGTGGTCCTCCCACGTCAAGCACTTCCCCATCTGCATCTTCGGACACTCCAAGTCCACCTTTTAG